In Raphanus sativus cultivar WK10039 chromosome 5, ASM80110v3, whole genome shotgun sequence, the following proteins share a genomic window:
- the LOC108859551 gene encoding protein CYSTEINE-RICH TRANSMEMBRANE MODULE 13, whose amino-acid sequence MYNQEQHPVGAPPPQGYPPKDGYPPAGYPAAGYPPPGYGQGYPAQGYPPPQYSQAPQQKQQAGMLEGCLAALCCCCLLDACF is encoded by the exons ATGTATAATCAAGAACAACATCCTGTCGGTGCTCCTCCTCCCCAAG GGTATCCTCCTAAGGACGGTTATCCTCCAGCTGGCTATCCTGCCGCCGGTTATCCACCGCCGGGATATGGTCAGGGATACCCTGCTCAAGGTTATCCTCCACCTCAATACTCTCAAGCTCCGCAGCAAAAGCAACAAGCTGGTATGCTCGAAGGATG TTTGGCTGCGCTCTGCTGTTGCTGTCTCTTGGATGCTTGTTTCT
- the LOC108856989 gene encoding uncharacterized protein LOC108856989, with translation MKSMGGYRLLRSSGVVIGIILLHLFAFSSLVSSDELLFVVGETGAIQVNPSLEVKGSPGLKPERTSLCERIRINGLKRFKHMDKYAHSLKLILNSSTAGKASNFDVCFHRNLSRAIGMCPPSRWEKVSKGSWVQTMSPFDHKVLDVRSISSAKVTLELSAVEEFSMYRIVFLILGAVLLALASTLSQSLAFYYSSAMAVGIMLVVLLVLFQGMKLLPTGRSSFALFIYSSLLGLGGFLLRYVPGLFQSLLTEMGIDEDMYTPVAIFAGVFLSLAGALFGFWTVRKLVLTEDGSIDMSTSVFVSWSIRIIAAVLILQSSVDPLLAGGALISVIIISSSLKKISRLKFILRLYEIPLNLLIGIWEAIRSAEVPTIPGYLHDFMQKSPVASEFGTRVTFASPSGGISGMRQSPPSESDTFPSSFHKTPERNKLSKEEWKKLTEESTTKAVKELVSSPGFSTWAAANADRINVTPRKESGTTNRPRKWLHWS, from the exons ATGAAATCGATGGGTGGTTATCGTCTTCTCCGGAGCTCCGGCGTCGTCATCGGAATCATCTTGCTACATCTCTTCGCTTTCTCCTCTCTTGTCTCATCTGATGAACTTCTGTTCG TTGTGGGAGAGACTGGGGCGATTCAAGTGAATCCCAGTTTAGAGGTGAAGGGCTCTCCTGGATTAAAGCCTGAGAGAACCTCTCTATGTGAGAGGATACGTATCAATGGACTGAAAAGGTTTAAACACATGGACAAGTACGCACACTCGTTGAAGTTGATACTTAACTCATCAACCGCTGGGAAAGCAAGTAACTTTGATGTTTGCTTCCACAG GAATTTGTCGCGTGCAATTGGGATGTGCCCTCCAAGTCGGTGGGAGAAAGTCTCTAAGGGTTCATGGGTTCAGACAATGTCTCCCTTCGACCACAAAGTTCTTGATGTAAGATCTATTAGCTCAGCAAAGGTCACTCTGGAGCTGTCTGCTGTAGAAG AGTTTTCCATGTATCGCATAGTGTTCTTAATACTTGGTGCGGTTTTGCTGGCTTTGGCTTCGACGCTGAGTCAGTCGCTAGCATTTTACTACAGCAGTGCCATGGCTGTTGGTATTATGCTTGTCGTCCTGCTTGTCCTCTTTCAG GGGATGAAGCTTCTACCAACTGGGCGTAGCTCGTTTGCATTGTTCATATACTCATCCCTG CTTGGTTTAGGTGGTTTTCTTCTACGCTATGTTCCTGGTTTATTTCAAAGTCTGCTAACTGAGATGGGAATCGATGAAGATATGTACACCCCT GTAGCGATTTTTGCCGGGGTGTTTCTGTCTTTGGCTGGAGCGCTTTTTGGATTTTGGACAGTGAGGAAACTGGTTCTAACCGAAGATGGCTCCATTGACATGAGCACATCAGTCTTTGTTTCTTGGTCTATCCGGATCATTGCTGCGGTTTTGATTCTTCAG AGCTCTGTAGATCCTTTGCTTGCTGGAGGAGCACTGATATCTGTAATTATTATATCATCGAGTTTAAAGAAGATCAGCAGATTGAAGTTCATACTACGCTTATATGA GATTCCATTGAATTTACTGATAGGAATCTGGGAGGCAATTCGGTCTGCTGAAGTACCAACCATCCCTGGATATCTCCATGACTTCATGCAAAAGAGTCCTGTTGCTTCTGAATTTGGCACCCGTGTTACTTTTGCTTCTCCATCTGGAG GAATCAGTGGGATGCGACAATCTCCACCGTCTGAATCAGATACTTTCCCTTCCTCTTTCCATAAAACTCCTGAAAGGAATAAACTATCAAAAGAAGAGTGGAAGAAGCTCACAGAGGAAAGCACGACAAAGGCGGTTAAAGAATTGGTTTCTTCACCTGGTTTTAGCACATGGGCAGCAGCAAATGCGGATAGGATCAATGTGACTCCAAGAAAAGAATCTGGTACCACAAACAGGCCACGGAAATGGCTGCATTGGTCCTGA
- the LOC108857718 gene encoding uncharacterized protein LOC108857718, translated as MGNCQAAEAATVLIHHPAENKVERIYWSVTASDVMRSNPGHYVAVVVTSPTLRNEKGSPLKQLKLLRPDDTLVIGHVYRLVSFEEVLNEFATKKCVKLGKLLKEGGGLELKNKKKKHRKKTDQDIGRVNPNSDLDSKENGADDAVDGEDGGNGFMRRSHGGGRCGGGWRPALHSIPELVSS; from the exons ATGGGGAATTGTCAAGCGGCGGAGGCAGCGACGGTTTTGATCCACCACCCGGCGGAGAACAAGGTGGAGAGGATTTACTGGTCGGTGACTGCAAGTGACGTCATGAGATCCAATCCAGGTCATTACGTTGCGGTGGTGGTAACGTCACCGACATTGAGGAACGAGAAAGGGTCGCCGCTGAAGCAGCTGAAGCTCCTTCGTCCTGACGACACTCTAGTCATCGGGCATGTTTACCGTCTCGTCAGCTTCGAAG AGGTTTTGAACGAGTTTGCGACGAAGAAGTGTGTAAAGCTTGGGAAGCTATTGAAAGAAGGAGGTGGGCTTGAGctgaagaataagaagaagaaacacagAAAGAAGACAGATCAGGATATTGGTCGGGTCAACCCAAATTCTGATTTGGACTCGAAAGAAAATGGTGCTGATGATGCG GTCGACGGAGAAGACGGTGGAAATGGGTTTATGAGGCGGAGTCACGGCGGAGGAAGATGTGGCGGTGGGTGGAGACCAGCTTTGCACAGCATTCCTGAACTTGTATCCTCATGA
- the LOC108863359 gene encoding uncharacterized protein LOC108863359, which translates to MAELKLSESRDLTRVERIGAHSHIRGLGLDSSLEPRAVSEGMVGQAKARKAAGVILQMIKEGKIAGRAILIAGQPGTGKTAIAMGMAKSLGLETPFAMIAGSEIFSLEMSKTEALTQSFRKAIGVRIKEETEVIEGEVVEVQIDRPASSGVASKSGKLTMKTTDMETVYDMGAKLIESLNKEKVQSGDVIALDKATGKISKLGRSFSRSRDYDAMGAQTKFVQCPDGELQKRKEVVHCVTLHEIDVINSRTQGFLALFTGDTGEIRSEVREQIDTKVAEWREEGKAEIVPGVLFIDEVHMLDIECFSFLNRALENEMSPILVVATNRGVTTIRGTNQKSPHGIPIDLLDRLLIITTQPYTDEDIRKILEIRCQEEDVEMNEEAKQLLTLIGRDTSLRYAIHLITAAALSCQKRKGKVVEIEDINRVYRLFLDARRSMQYLVEYQSQYMFSEPVEADGEEEDEQDAMQI; encoded by the exons ATGGCGGAACTAAAGCTATCGGAGAGCCGCGACCTAACGAGAGTGGAGCGAATCGGCGCGCACTCACACATCCGAGGCCTAGGCCTCGACTCATCCCTCGAGCCGCGAGCCGTCTCGGAAGGAATGGTAGGCCAAGCGAAGGCGCGCAAAGCCGCCGGCGTAATCCTCCAGATGATCAAAGAAGGCAAAATCGCCGGCCGTGCCATCCTAATCGCCGGCCAGCCGGGAACGGGGAAGACGGCGATAGCCATGGGGATGGCGAAATCCCTCGGGTTAGAGACGCCCTTCGCGATGATCGCGGGGAGCGAGATCTTCTCCCTGGAGATGTCCAAGACCGAGGCTCTGACTCAGTCTTTCCGCAAAGCGATCGGGGTGAGGATCAAGGAAGAGACGGAGGTGATCGAAGGAGAAGTCGTGGAGGTTCAGATCGATAGGCCTGCTTCTTCCGGAGTGGCGTCCAAGTCAGGGAAGCTGACGATGAAGACGACGGATATGGAGACGGTTTACGATATGGGGGCGAAGCTGATTGAGTCTTTGAATAAGGAGAAAGTGCAGAGCGGGGATGTGATTGCGCTTGATAAGGCGACTGGGAAGATTAGTAAGCTCGGGAGGTCGTTTTCGAGGTCTAGGGATTATGATGCGATGGGTGCGCAGACTAAGTTCGTGCAGTGCCCTGATGGTGAGTTGCAGAAGAGGAAAGAGGTTGTGCATTGTGTCACTCTTCATGAGATTGATGTCATCAACAGCAG GACGCAAGGGTTTCTAGCCCTTTTCACTGGAGATACTGGAGAGATCCGATCAGAAGTTCGTGAACAAATCGACACAAAAGTAGCGGAATGGAGAGAAGAAGGCAAAGCTGAGATAGTTCCTGGCGTTCTCTTCATCGACGAAGTCCACATGCTCGACATTGAATGCTTCTCATTCCTCAACCGAGCCCTCGAGAACGAAATGTCACCGATCCTCGTCGTGGCAACCAACCGAGGAGTCACGACGATCCGCGGGACGAACCAGAAATCACCCCACGGGATCCCGATCGATCTCCTCGACCGTCTCCTCATCATCACAACTCAGCCTTACACGGACGAGGACATAAGGAAGATCTTGGAGATTCGTTGCCAAGAAGAGGACGTCGAGATGAACGAGGAGGCCAAGCAGCTTTTGACTTTGATCGGACGTGATACTTCTCTGAGGTATGCGATTCATCTGATTACGGCCGCTGCGTTGTCTTGCCAGAAACGGAAAGGGAAAGTCGTGGAGATTGAGGATATCAACAGAGTTTATCGATTGTTCTTGGATGCGAGGAGATCGATGCAGTACCTCGTCGAGTATCAGAGTCAGTATATGTTTAGCGAACCAGTCGAAgctgatggagaagaagaagacgaacaAGATGCTATGCAAATCTGA
- the LOC108863360 gene encoding uncharacterized protein LOC108863360 translates to MRRREEKRRKLHEAIIQTLYPPSSPPSPSSSPSPVAFDDEPFDVTLINPEDYVNINSSNHNDNDVNKNGDDSETKPSRAQRKRIRKKMLKEEAARRRKVIGPLLPTEMIDRREDKEEASCVQPARLNAQEEKEKVSFDGNDKTKKVKKRREAKKLAKESSNPTHTSKIS, encoded by the exons ATGCGACGGCGAGAAGAAAAGCGACGGAAGTTACACGAAGCTATTATTCAAACACTGTATCCTCCTTCATCTCCCCCgtctccttcctcttctccGTCTCCG GTTGCGTTTGATGACGAACCGTTCGATGTAACACTCATAAACCCAG AGGATTACGTGAACATTAATTCATCAAACCACAACGACAACGACGTTAATAAAAACGGAGACGATTCAGAAACAAAACCTAGTCGAGCGCAGAGGAAAAGGATACGAAAGAAGATGCTCAAAGAGGAAGCAGCTCGACGGAGGAAAGTGATCGGACCTCTGCTTCCGACAGAAATGATTGATAGGCGTGAAGACAAAGAAGAGGCAAGTTGCGTACAACCTGCTCGACTAAATGCCCAAGAGGAAAAAG AAAAAGTGAGCTTTGACGGCAATGATAAGACGAAAAAGGtcaagaagagaagagaggcaAAGAAACTGGCGAAAGAGAGTTCTAACCCAACTCATACCTCTAAAATTTCCTAA
- the LOC108862659 gene encoding uncharacterized protein LOC108862659, translating to MAWLARSIANSLKLDEDDDDVEKPRPSGESSVQNQSVSESQSPRGVKEDISELTKTLRSQFWGVASFLSQPSPSPDLQGERNLQSPSDHAEEEEEEEEEEDLIAGIRNDFAEIGGRFRTGISKLSENLASNFLQLGSEGVDPKGYGDAIGVNEEVVAFVRDLAMNPDTWLDLPLPDGDDDDTFDEFEMSDDQHEHAVVVERLVPSLASLRIELCPEYMSENCFWMIYFVLLHPKLSQHDALLLSTPQVLEARAMLSHELQKSNRAPVEAAESSEANAAVVEPLTVPYNPSQESLVGKTVNPQEIETDKHPIESKEEIQVVDKSVIEERNSSTDSSSSSRFVNVQAEDVEEEEEDADDWLNDEESSDAVSGMEGGVTTKHPLGEDEEDVSFSDLEDDDDEERDVPVSSKRSTNSSSPDWVQI from the exons ATGGCTTGGTTAGCTAGATCCATCGCGAACTCACTCAAGCTCGACGAGGACGACGACGATGTTGAGAAGCCACGGCCTAGCGGTGAGTCATCCGTTCAGAATCAATCGGTGTCGGAGTCACAGTCTCCTCGAGGAGTTAAGGAAGACATCTCGGAGCTAACCAAGACCTTGAGAAGCCAATTCTGGGGCGTAGCTTCGTTCCTCTCGCAACCGTCTCCATCTCCGGATCTCCAGGGGGAGAGGAATCTTCAGAGTCCATCAGATCacgcggaggaggaggaggaggaggaggaggaggaggatctgATCGCCGGGATTAGGAACGATTTCGCGGAGATCGGAGGGAGGTTCAGGACTGGGATTTCGAAGCTCTCTGAGAACTTAGCGTCGAATTTCTTACAGTTGGGCTCAGAAGGAGTGGATCCGAAGGGTTACGGTGACGCAATCGGAGTGAACGAGGAGGTAGTTGCGTTTGTGAGGGATCTCGCGATGAATCCTGATACTTGGTTGGATCTTCCTTTAcctgatggtgatgatgatgatacctTTGATG AGTTTGAAATGAGTGATGATCAGCACGAGCATGCTGTGGTTGTTGAAAGGCTTGTACCGAGCCTTGCTTCTTTGAGGATTGAGCTTTGCCCTGAGTACATGAGTGAGAATTGCTTCTGGATGATTTACTTTGTGCTTTTGCATCCTAAACTCAGCCAACACGATGCCTTGCTTCTCTCCACTCCTCAG GTACTCGAAGCAAGAGCAATGTTATCTCACGAGTTACAGAAATCAAACAGAGCACCTGTGGAAGCAGCAGAGAGTTCTGAAGCTAACGCTGCAGTGGTTGAACCTCTTACCGTGCCTTACAATCCTTCGCAGGAGTCGTTGGTAGGTAAAACCGTGAATCCACAGGAGATTGAGACAGACAAGCACCCAATTGAGAGCAAGGAGGAGATACAAGTCGTTGACAAATCTGTCATTGAAGAAAGAAACTCATCaactgattcttcttcttcatctagATTTGTCAATGTGCAAGCTGAGgacgtagaagaagaagaagaagacgcaGATGATTGGTTGAACGATGAAGAGAGTTCAGATGCTGTGAGCGGCATGGAAGGAGGAGTAACTACTAAGCATCCTCTTGGTGAAGACGAAGAAGATGTATCATTCAGTGATCTAGAAGATGATGACGACGAGGAAAGAGACGTACCCGTGAGTTCCAAGAGATCTACTAACTCTAGTTCACCAGACTGGGTACAGATATAA